Genomic window (Diorhabda carinulata isolate Delta chromosome 11, icDioCari1.1, whole genome shotgun sequence):
TTGAGCTTCATTTGTACTGGACCTCCCAAATTTAATCCTGTATCAATAAAGTGgtttgttcaaatttaaatgaaattttcaactttatttacCTGCTTGATTGGCTAGAGTTGCTTTTACAGCATCTGTAATAACATCTATGTTAGTTTCTTCTAAATAGTTCTCTCCGTTTTCCTCAAGTTGATATATATTATCTTGAATTTCCTCTGTATAAGTAtcgttttcatttttcaataataaattcgtGTTCAAAGTACAGTTTTCTTTATCCAAATCGTCAGTTTCCTTAGGGAGAGTTATGTTTTCTGGATCCTGTTCAGGTTCTTGTTCCTGTTGGATGTAAGCTACTTTAGTAACCCCTACTAAATCTTGTTCGGTACTAGGTTCTTCTTCGGTTTGTTCAGGAACTTCGTCCTGATTCATTTCAACGTCATTTTCTTCCGTCTGCATATTGCAGTCTTCTTTCTCATATTCATCTTCAGGTAGATCTCTCAGGTGAAGTCTTAACTTTAAATCTGAGTTTTCGCATTTCTTGCGAAAATTATAAGATTTCTCCAACTGATATTTACAGGGACGACAAATTTTGTCTGGTAAGCCATCTCCTTCGAAAacctatttttatgaaaaaaatcctTTGCTAATCTAATATGCAAgttttaatgtgaaaattatttataacatcttaataataaaattaaatatacaatagGTAGTTGTAGccacaactttttttattaattaatttaatacttAGGTTAgatttttaaatctatattatttaaaaaacttaccACAAGGGCCACACAAGCCATAATTTTAAGTGTGAGAGGTACGGCATCTTCGTTGGTATAGATTGGCATCAATTCATCTTCCTTATTCATACATAGTCTGCAGATTTCATTCAAATCTATGATAACTTCTTCACTGTCCGGTCCTAGAGCGCCCGTTTTCTTCCGACtatatgttttcatttttgataattcCAGATTGATAAACTAGGTAACTATTTATTGCAAGCAGCTCGGTTACTGTTTTACCTTGTCTACGTGTGTGTAACAGCAAATGGCGTTGCAGTCTGTCAAATTTTCTGATAGAttcctttgttatttttttcaagtttactcttgttttattttaattgttcatCTATCTTTTATTccttaattgaaaatacttatatagaaataattaatgtaatgaaattttaatttacttaaaaatatatattaaacgtatttgaagttttttatatataatttataaatattactcTTTACTAACAGATGGCAGAAGGTACAGAACATTGATAGAATACATAAAACCATAGaacacaattaattttatttctatgaaaaaaaatctctaaaactttcgttttatatttaatattatttttacttctattttctactaaatatttttgagaatcttaatttttataataacaaatataaagctaataatatttaacattGGTAAAAGTGTCAACGATTGTGGCAACAAATTTAGTCTGTGGTTTGTCAAAGCATCCGTATAAAAGTTATCTATGTGTCAAAGTCAATGCATCTGACATTACTTGTAAAACACGTGCTTGTATTGAAAAAGTTTGTTGACTATCTTTAAATTACCCGGTCCACGAATGTAATTATGAATTGATTCTAATTTagttcattatattttcaaaataaatgtacaGAGCTTTACTGAAAACTATTtaacttttaataaatagtGGTATACATCAATATGTttaaatgaaattgatgaaCCTGTGGAATTAAAACAAAGTGATTATTCTCcgaacaaaatataatttaacgaaatgaatgaattggagatattttttaaagattttcaaCAGCTAACAAAAAAACCAGAACAGTTTTTGAGGTAAgttctttaataaataatgatatagaATGTTTTAATTAGTTGTGTTCATTTCTATAGTAAAGGactaatttattttacttttctaTATGTATTTGAACTAGTATACggaaaaatttggaatatatttgattgataatatttgaaatgaaaggACTATAGAATGATTCATAAAGTAGTTTTGTACATTACAAGTGCGAATCATGTTTCTGAACCAATTCATCtctttaattttcaatattttgctttttctttgCTTGGACTTATAAGTATCATATTAAGATTTCAtcaaaatgagaaatttgattatttcactcactatttatgaataatttgtttatgaaagTTGTAAATTGGcacaattttataatatcaattaattttggGACTCTATGGGCTCTCTACAagagaataattattttgacgatttttcaaatatattttttgggtttttacGAAGCCATTTTAATATTACAGTGCTGATGAGAATCTTCCTGAATCAATAAAGAcaaatttaaaagatttttatgattttctaaaaaaacaagaaaaaaaattggcaaattCAAAAGGATTGCCaaaattacatattaaaaattttgatactgAACAAATTTGGCAAGAGATTGAACTACAAAATAATAGTGTCCTTACAAAATCTGTACACAGTATTcccaaattattaataaataaagaaaaattagtattttcgAATTTGGAAAGTTTAAATGAAGAGGAAGAAAGTGAAGATGATAAAAATGAGGAAGAAAAGGATAATCACTCTGATATATCAATAACAAATGAACTATTAGATAAACAAGATTGTGACGATACTGATAGCCATTcagaaaatgaattgaattcTTCAACTAAAGAAAATTTCACTTCTAAGAAAGAATCTGTAGTAGATGACGATTTTTTCAAGTTGGACGAAatggaaaactttttgaaaactGAAGAAAAGAAGGAGCAGCATACAGAAAAGAACTCTAAGAAACAAGAAGAAGATTCGGAATCCGACGAAGAAGAAGATAGTATAGATCTATTTGAGGATGAATCAGATGAAGAAAACGACAAGAGTCGTACAGCaaaattcaaagattttttcagAGCTAACAATCCTGAAGgagagaaaaaaacaaaaagaaataaattttttgaacagATGGACATTGAAGAACAAAACTACCCTGACGAAGAAATACCAAATCATCCAGAGCAAAAATCTACATTGGAA
Coding sequences:
- the LOC130899304 gene encoding zinc finger protein 16-like produces the protein MKTYSRKKTGALGPDSEEVIIDLNEICRLCMNKEDELMPIYTNEDAVPLTLKIMACVALVVFEGDGLPDKICRPCKYQLEKSYNFRKKCENSDLKLRLHLRDLPEDEYEKEDCNMQTEENDVEMNQDEVPEQTEEEPSTEQDLVGVTKVAYIQQEQEPEQDPENITLPKETDDLDKENCTLNTNLLLKNENDTYTEEIQDNIYQLEENGENYLEETNIDVITDAVKATLANQAGLNLGGPVQMKLNQSEGKSTQVEVTTEDGSVIVMELLTEEVADTVRPSSFEQEVNSDGEARIFQCPNCPKSFSRRIQLKRHASVHMQQKGFSCGICEKWFPSRSALVRHERSHTGERPFQCEACQKSFAQKEILYRHLMTHTGQKPYTCPHCNKGFAQKEPLRIHMRTHIATNPDDLELHYCSLCPKVFCHASGLSRHLITHTGKTFKCPGCDKAFTDKSSLKRHFVQTGHGD